In Ischnura elegans chromosome 9, ioIscEleg1.1, whole genome shotgun sequence, the following proteins share a genomic window:
- the LOC124164900 gene encoding uncharacterized protein LOC124164900 isoform X2 has protein sequence MASYQDLLTDWATLEESASDFWSHSDMQLAAELGKTLLDRNRELESTVREQQATIEDQAQEIEYLTKQTAALREVNDSRLGIYEHLEASITELERSNHRLVTDALADKKLIRNLSVGVETLEAKCEELQRTVDQWEERARNGRLSLVDTATSPTLDVQMSDALGKSTTSEDGDGGEMTQLLQQIQDLRAQRARDRRKIDQLEEQTAALAQENLSLEEQLAVVKQQRDAKSRSLEEEVQMASDGNGLCVRCLAVLYANESAEGIDDGDDEDETNSMASGSIISQTDSQIRRACLAQSPYQTLVDKFEALLQVQRRQFLNQTGNRQQVLNSLPESQNQSDDQPLSLQEELQMSGDFSGPPSLLLPEEDDLEEDYEVDDVDQGGPTAGGISLDKELKASFNHKEESATEEEKKRVNESQTTQETLSVSNTKVSTRASSANHDSLHFYEAETASSGFSDDPIGGVHRSTQTDEFTHMAPCHGACHHKEFSSQPKAKPAEAEKASDKEEEENARRGTLLCKITEGEDCHVSIYDEALPPTKSRFVKNHPAGEVGDGKDATNGVPGDKHATDTPENRRQMFREIFAVLKRTLMEARESAHLDDVVIDGTVKSATTETSAQATPSVEPKPAAAPAEEASPAKQEEEGKLEEIKEGEKVKLTPYRKANRDEVEPRVGGSGRRRRGEGRRRREGGSTPVPADGKTDAKPASEESPPTPTPSIPESSASADECQTPTNVKRRHHRRGKHGGGKALLVAAVTGNHQRTHVDGGGERCSWPMGPVAASSPSAEMARLMRLERSYADALRLGAPRKETTQVWGRGGGGGYRGPK, from the exons ATATGCAGTTAGCAGCTGAGTTGGGAAAAACATTACTGGACAGAAATAGGGAATTGGAGTCCACAGTAAGAGAACAGCAGGCTACCATTGAAGACCAGGCACAAGAAATTGAG TACCTAACAAAGCAGACTGCTGCCCTGAGGGAGGTCAATGACTCAAGATTAGGCATTTATGAACACCTAGAAGCCTCCATTACTGAGTTAGAGAGGTCCAACCACAGATTGGTCACGGATGCACTGGCTGACAAAAAGCTCATTAGAAA CTTATCAGTAGGAGTTGAAACTCTAGAGGCAAAATGTGAAGAACTTCAGCGCACTGTAGACCAATGGGAAGAGAGAGCTCGTAATGGACGGCTTTCTCTCGTGGACACAGCAACATCCCCAACATTGGATGTTCAAATGAGCGATGCTCTGGGGAag TCCACAACAAGTGAAGATGGTGATGGTGGTGAGATGACTCAATTGTTGCAGCAGATTCAAGATCTGAGAGCCCAGCGTGCACGAGACAGAAGAAAAATTGACCAATTGGAAGAGCAGACAGCAGCATTGGCACAA gaaaatttatCCCTGGAAGAGCAATTGGCGGTCGTTAAGCAGCAACGTGATGCGAAATCTCGAAGCCTGGAAGAGGAAGTCCAAATGGCAAG TGATGGTAATGGCCTCTGTGTACGCTGTTTGGCTGTGCTGTATGCTAATGAATCTGCTGAAGGTATTGATGATGgagatgatgaagatgaaactAACTCCATGGCATCAGGCTCCATTATTAGCCAAACTGATTCACAG ATAAGAAGAGCTTGTCTCGCGCAAAGTCCATATCAAACATTGGTCGATAAATTTGAAGCTCTACTGCAAGTCCAAAGGAGGCAATTCCTGAATCAAACAGGAAACAGACAGCAGGTCCTGAACTCACTTCCCGAGTCTCAGAACCAGAGTGATGACCAGCCACTTTCGCTTCAAGAAGAACTGCAG ATGTCTGGTGATTTCTCTGGACCACCTTCCCTCCTTTTACCTGAGGAAGACGATTTGGAAGAAGATTATGAAGTGGATGATGTTGATCAAGGGGGACCAACTGCTGGCGGAATCAGTCTAGACAAGGAATTGAAAGCAAGCTTCAACCACAAAGAAGAGAGTGCaactgaagaagaaaagaaaagagttaACGAATCGCAGACAACTCAGGAAACTCTCTCTGTTTCTAACACCAAAGTGAGCACTCGTGCAAGCTCGGCTAACCACGACTCACTTCATTTCTATGAGGCTGAGACAGCTTCTTCTGGATTTTCGGATGACCCGATCGGAGGAGTGCACAGATCCACACAGACTGATGAATTCACACACATGGCTCCTTGTCACGGTGCCTGTCATCATAAGGAATTCTCTTCCCAACCCAAAGCAAAGCCAGCAGAGGCTGAGAAAGCTAGTGATAAGGAAGAGGAAGAAAACGCTAGACGTGGTACACTGCTATGTAAGATCACCGAAGGTGAAGACTGTCATGTTAGCATTTACGATGAAGCCCTACCACCCACAAAGAGCCGTTTTGTCAAGAACCATCCTGCGGGAGAGGTGGGTGATGGAAAGGATGCCACAAATGGTGTCCCTGGAGACAAGCATGCAACCGATACTCCAGAAAACAGACGGCAGATGTTCAGGGAAATATTTGCCGTGCTCAAGAGGACTTTGATGGAGGCGAGAGAGAGTGCGCATCTTGATGATGTCGTCATTGATGGCACGGTCAAAAGCGCAACAACAGAAACCTCAGCGCAGGCAACTCCATCGGTGGAACCAAAACCAGCAGCTGCACCAGCCGAGGAAGCTAGCCCAGCGaagcaggaggaggaagggaagtTGGAGGAAATCAAGGAGGGagagaaggtgaagttgacgCCATACCGCAAGGCCAACCGTGATGAAGTGGAGCCTCGAGTGGGTGGAAGcggcaggaggaggaggggagaggggaggcGACGCCGTGAGGGCGGGAGCACTCCTGTGCCGGCCGACGGCAAAACAGATGCAAAGCCAGCAAGCGAAGAATCTCCACCTACCCCAACCCCGTCTATACCCGAGAGCTCTGCCAGCGCTGACGAGTGTCAGACTCCGACTAATGTCAAGCGCCGTCACCATAGGAGAGGGAAGCACGGAGGTGGGAAGGCTCTACTGGTAGCTGCCGTCACCGGGAACCACCAGCGAACTCACGTGGACGGTGGAGGTGAGAGGTGTAGTTGGCCAATGGGGCCCGTGGCAGCCTCTTCTCCATCGGCAGAAATGGCACGGCTGATGAGGTTGGAGAGGTCGTATGCGGACGCCCTACGACTTGGAGCTCCGCGGAAGGAAACCACTCAGGtatggggaaggggaggaggtggcGGCTACCGAGGTCCCAAGTGA
- the LOC124164900 gene encoding uncharacterized protein LOC124164900 isoform X1: MDMQCGGWAGEVVGVGGGGDVLAGGAGAASARGATTTMRLLDDEEDEFERSMLEDMQLAAELGKTLLDRNRELESTVREQQATIEDQAQEIEYLTKQTAALREVNDSRLGIYEHLEASITELERSNHRLVTDALADKKLIRNLSVGVETLEAKCEELQRTVDQWEERARNGRLSLVDTATSPTLDVQMSDALGKSTTSEDGDGGEMTQLLQQIQDLRAQRARDRRKIDQLEEQTAALAQENLSLEEQLAVVKQQRDAKSRSLEEEVQMASDGNGLCVRCLAVLYANESAEGIDDGDDEDETNSMASGSIISQTDSQIRRACLAQSPYQTLVDKFEALLQVQRRQFLNQTGNRQQVLNSLPESQNQSDDQPLSLQEELQMSGDFSGPPSLLLPEEDDLEEDYEVDDVDQGGPTAGGISLDKELKASFNHKEESATEEEKKRVNESQTTQETLSVSNTKVSTRASSANHDSLHFYEAETASSGFSDDPIGGVHRSTQTDEFTHMAPCHGACHHKEFSSQPKAKPAEAEKASDKEEEENARRGTLLCKITEGEDCHVSIYDEALPPTKSRFVKNHPAGEVGDGKDATNGVPGDKHATDTPENRRQMFREIFAVLKRTLMEARESAHLDDVVIDGTVKSATTETSAQATPSVEPKPAAAPAEEASPAKQEEEGKLEEIKEGEKVKLTPYRKANRDEVEPRVGGSGRRRRGEGRRRREGGSTPVPADGKTDAKPASEESPPTPTPSIPESSASADECQTPTNVKRRHHRRGKHGGGKALLVAAVTGNHQRTHVDGGGERCSWPMGPVAASSPSAEMARLMRLERSYADALRLGAPRKETTQVWGRGGGGGYRGPK, from the exons ATATGCAGTTAGCAGCTGAGTTGGGAAAAACATTACTGGACAGAAATAGGGAATTGGAGTCCACAGTAAGAGAACAGCAGGCTACCATTGAAGACCAGGCACAAGAAATTGAG TACCTAACAAAGCAGACTGCTGCCCTGAGGGAGGTCAATGACTCAAGATTAGGCATTTATGAACACCTAGAAGCCTCCATTACTGAGTTAGAGAGGTCCAACCACAGATTGGTCACGGATGCACTGGCTGACAAAAAGCTCATTAGAAA CTTATCAGTAGGAGTTGAAACTCTAGAGGCAAAATGTGAAGAACTTCAGCGCACTGTAGACCAATGGGAAGAGAGAGCTCGTAATGGACGGCTTTCTCTCGTGGACACAGCAACATCCCCAACATTGGATGTTCAAATGAGCGATGCTCTGGGGAag TCCACAACAAGTGAAGATGGTGATGGTGGTGAGATGACTCAATTGTTGCAGCAGATTCAAGATCTGAGAGCCCAGCGTGCACGAGACAGAAGAAAAATTGACCAATTGGAAGAGCAGACAGCAGCATTGGCACAA gaaaatttatCCCTGGAAGAGCAATTGGCGGTCGTTAAGCAGCAACGTGATGCGAAATCTCGAAGCCTGGAAGAGGAAGTCCAAATGGCAAG TGATGGTAATGGCCTCTGTGTACGCTGTTTGGCTGTGCTGTATGCTAATGAATCTGCTGAAGGTATTGATGATGgagatgatgaagatgaaactAACTCCATGGCATCAGGCTCCATTATTAGCCAAACTGATTCACAG ATAAGAAGAGCTTGTCTCGCGCAAAGTCCATATCAAACATTGGTCGATAAATTTGAAGCTCTACTGCAAGTCCAAAGGAGGCAATTCCTGAATCAAACAGGAAACAGACAGCAGGTCCTGAACTCACTTCCCGAGTCTCAGAACCAGAGTGATGACCAGCCACTTTCGCTTCAAGAAGAACTGCAG ATGTCTGGTGATTTCTCTGGACCACCTTCCCTCCTTTTACCTGAGGAAGACGATTTGGAAGAAGATTATGAAGTGGATGATGTTGATCAAGGGGGACCAACTGCTGGCGGAATCAGTCTAGACAAGGAATTGAAAGCAAGCTTCAACCACAAAGAAGAGAGTGCaactgaagaagaaaagaaaagagttaACGAATCGCAGACAACTCAGGAAACTCTCTCTGTTTCTAACACCAAAGTGAGCACTCGTGCAAGCTCGGCTAACCACGACTCACTTCATTTCTATGAGGCTGAGACAGCTTCTTCTGGATTTTCGGATGACCCGATCGGAGGAGTGCACAGATCCACACAGACTGATGAATTCACACACATGGCTCCTTGTCACGGTGCCTGTCATCATAAGGAATTCTCTTCCCAACCCAAAGCAAAGCCAGCAGAGGCTGAGAAAGCTAGTGATAAGGAAGAGGAAGAAAACGCTAGACGTGGTACACTGCTATGTAAGATCACCGAAGGTGAAGACTGTCATGTTAGCATTTACGATGAAGCCCTACCACCCACAAAGAGCCGTTTTGTCAAGAACCATCCTGCGGGAGAGGTGGGTGATGGAAAGGATGCCACAAATGGTGTCCCTGGAGACAAGCATGCAACCGATACTCCAGAAAACAGACGGCAGATGTTCAGGGAAATATTTGCCGTGCTCAAGAGGACTTTGATGGAGGCGAGAGAGAGTGCGCATCTTGATGATGTCGTCATTGATGGCACGGTCAAAAGCGCAACAACAGAAACCTCAGCGCAGGCAACTCCATCGGTGGAACCAAAACCAGCAGCTGCACCAGCCGAGGAAGCTAGCCCAGCGaagcaggaggaggaagggaagtTGGAGGAAATCAAGGAGGGagagaaggtgaagttgacgCCATACCGCAAGGCCAACCGTGATGAAGTGGAGCCTCGAGTGGGTGGAAGcggcaggaggaggaggggagaggggaggcGACGCCGTGAGGGCGGGAGCACTCCTGTGCCGGCCGACGGCAAAACAGATGCAAAGCCAGCAAGCGAAGAATCTCCACCTACCCCAACCCCGTCTATACCCGAGAGCTCTGCCAGCGCTGACGAGTGTCAGACTCCGACTAATGTCAAGCGCCGTCACCATAGGAGAGGGAAGCACGGAGGTGGGAAGGCTCTACTGGTAGCTGCCGTCACCGGGAACCACCAGCGAACTCACGTGGACGGTGGAGGTGAGAGGTGTAGTTGGCCAATGGGGCCCGTGGCAGCCTCTTCTCCATCGGCAGAAATGGCACGGCTGATGAGGTTGGAGAGGTCGTATGCGGACGCCCTACGACTTGGAGCTCCGCGGAAGGAAACCACTCAGGtatggggaaggggaggaggtggcGGCTACCGAGGTCCCAAGTGA